A single region of the Kineosporia corallincola genome encodes:
- a CDS encoding TIGR03842 family LLM class F420-dependent oxidoreductase yields MDFGVVVQINPPVPRVVRLAQLAEEHSFDYFWTYDSHVLWHEPYVVHTQILASTAQITVGPMVTNPATRDWTVTASTFATLNAMFGNRTICGIGRGDSAVRVTNGKPTTLRQLRESVHVIRELANSRSVEIEGSTIRFPWSRNSRLDVWVAAYGPLALKAAGEVGDGFILQCADVDIAAWMISTVRKAAANAGRDPDNLAFCVAGPMYVTDGTEEGRRHAYDQCRWFGGMVGNHVADIVAKYGTDGEVPRALTDYIAGRTGYDYNSHGRAGNDHVDFVPDEIVDRFCVIGTAEEHVARLERLKALGVTQFAGYLDHDNKEETLRVYGERIIPAVREQVRAKA; encoded by the coding sequence ATGGACTTCGGCGTGGTGGTTCAGATCAATCCGCCCGTTCCGCGGGTGGTCCGGCTCGCGCAGCTGGCTGAGGAGCACAGTTTCGACTACTTCTGGACGTACGACTCGCACGTGCTCTGGCACGAGCCGTACGTGGTGCACACGCAGATCCTGGCAAGCACCGCGCAGATCACCGTCGGCCCGATGGTGACCAACCCGGCCACCCGGGACTGGACCGTCACCGCGTCCACCTTCGCCACCCTCAACGCGATGTTCGGCAACCGCACGATCTGCGGCATCGGGCGCGGGGACTCGGCGGTGCGGGTCACCAATGGCAAGCCGACCACGCTGCGTCAGCTGCGCGAGTCGGTGCACGTGATCCGCGAGCTGGCCAACTCGCGGTCGGTCGAGATCGAGGGCTCCACCATCCGTTTCCCGTGGAGCCGCAACTCGCGGCTCGACGTCTGGGTGGCCGCCTACGGGCCGCTGGCGCTGAAGGCGGCCGGCGAGGTGGGGGACGGGTTCATCCTCCAGTGCGCGGACGTCGACATCGCCGCCTGGATGATCAGCACCGTGCGCAAGGCCGCGGCGAACGCCGGGCGCGACCCGGACAACCTGGCGTTCTGCGTGGCCGGGCCGATGTACGTCACCGACGGCACCGAGGAGGGCCGGCGCCACGCCTACGACCAGTGTCGCTGGTTCGGCGGCATGGTGGGCAACCACGTGGCCGACATCGTGGCCAAGTACGGCACCGACGGCGAGGTGCCCCGGGCGCTCACCGACTACATCGCCGGGCGCACCGGTTACGACTACAACTCGCACGGCCGGGCCGGCAACGACCACGTGGACTTCGTGCCCGACGAGATCGTCGACCGGTTCTGCGTGATCGGCACGGCCGAGGAACACGTGGCCAGGCTGGAGCGGCTCAAGGCCCTCGGCGTCACCCAGTTCGCCGGTTACCTGGACCACGACAACAAGGAGGAGACGCTGCGGGTCTACGGCGAGCGGATCATCCCCGCGGTGCGTGAGCAGGTGCGCGCCAAGGCCTGA